attggAGTATATGTATATCGGATCGTGCCCCGCCGGCGCGGGCCCGCCGGGCGGCGCAGACGTACGTCGTCAAAGTATGAAAGTATTTTGAAACATTTCAatagaaagaaagtttattttttattttaaaatcagtCTCATTCGCATAAGGAAGTGATCACAGCACACACACTGGAAACTCGTTGCAGAGCGAGGGGCCACGTCCCTCTTAAAACGGaactataacaataataatagagCACCTTGGTCGCTAATTCGCTATACTTAAATCTGATAAAACATGCAACAGATTGGAAACTACAGACATATTATAACGTATGGAAACTTACAGAGAGTCAAacagattataaaaatattggaaGTACAATACTAtcactattaaaataaatatattattcaattcgatataatatgataaataaatagaatggcGTATCTCGTTCGAGGAAACGAAACAACAAGTTACAAGCACAGACTAGACGTGAAGATTTGTGAAATACAAAGATATAACGTACGGGAGGCGCGACGCAGCGACGCCCCACTGCACTACATATATTACACGTTACAAAAATGGCAACTTCACATTTACGCATAAACCATTTTACACATGTGAAGCCGGACACAGTTACGAGCTAATATAAACATAGACAATCGTCATAACCGTGTGGTAGGCCGTCGTCCGTCGAGCGCCGAGCACCGTCGTCTAAATACATTCTGACAAAAATAAACCTCGCTAAATACCCAACCGTATCGGCGCTTTACATCTAACGAGCTCTTCATTCATTaagaagtacttacataaaatagaCAGCAATTTATGGTGCCACTAAACATTACAATGCGGTGGCACGGCGCGATCGCCGATATGATTTATCTACACAATGTACATACAAATTACGTTAACAATTTCAACATTACCGCATGGCCTTCACTCGAGCGGCAGGCGGGCGAGACATCGGTCCGCGGCCGTGCGATATTCCGAGCCCTCGAGGTCGGGAGGGTTACATTCACTAAAAAGTTTGACTTCCGAAGATCGTTCAAAGACGTGGCAGTATAATATAGATCGTAGAACGAGTCATACCGTCCGTCATAGGTCGGTGggcgggcggcgggggcgggcgcgggcgcctaCGTGGGCGGCGGGCGGGCGCCTACATGGGCGGCGGGCGGGCGCCTACATGGGCAGCGTGGCGAGCGCGGTGGGCAGCGCCGCCGCCAGCGCGCGTCACGGCCGCGGCTCCACCAGCCGCGCCACCAGCACCGCCACCACCACCGCCAGCACCAGGAAACCGCCCGCCATCAGCAGCGCCGTCTAGGaacaaacatatattttttaaaattgtgtTATAACTTGATGTTATTGGAACGATGCGGCGTGTTTGGGTCGGTGGTTAGATTAGATGGTCCCGAAACAATCGCGTCAGAATTTGTTATGTTTTCCTTGCATGAGTAAGTGCTGTAAAGACTACTTCATATTCGTGTGTACCTGCGTGTGCGATAGCGCGCGCTGCacgcgggcgcggcgcgcgcgggtagccggcggcggcgcgctgaCGCGGGGCGGCGCGCTGACGCGGGTCGGCGCCGACCACGCGCCCGCCATCCCGCCGCGCACGCAGCACACGCGGACCACGTACTCTGCACCCTGCTCCAGCTCCTCCAGCTGGAAGGCAGGCTCGCTGCCCGCGTACACCTGTCGGAACAATACATACTATTTAGCGGCTGAACTTATAACTTTGGATTCATGAACTAGATAAATGCATTCGCAACTCTGTTCGCGTGAATGATAAAAAAGACTCCCCGGCACTATCACGCAGGTATACCACCTATATCAACCTTgaagatcaggggggttaaaatgcgcacatcgaagcaattcatctaagaaagcaatattacaattttacatttgcgcatataaaagtaagtgcgcaatgcaaacaactgtcaaatagcaatattgctttcttagatgaatgtggccattttaacctccagTTCTACACTCGGTTAAAGAATCTCCGAATTGATCACCTGCTTGTACACGTTGTCCTTGGTCTTGGCGCATTGCAGCACGTAGGTGGCGTCGTCGAGTGGGTCCCAGCTGATGAGCGCCTGGCGGGGCGCCGGGAACGCCACGTCGggcgcgcggggcgcggggggcggCGCCGCCACCGTGCTCACCGTGAGGGGCTCCGACCacggcccgcgcccgccgcgctcgTCGCTCGCGCGGATGCGGAACTGGTACGTCGTCGCCTCGCGGAGCTTCTTCACCTGTAACGTTCGAGTTTTGTTTAGACGATTCGACCGGTAGCCGTTCGATATGATTAATCTATGACATCGATCGAGAGCGAGAACGCACCTTGCAGGAGCGCGCAGAGCCGCGGTAGACGGGGCGGAACTCCCGGCCGTCGGCGGCGCGCATCTCGACGCAGTACTGCGTGCCCTCGGGCAGCGGCGCCCACTCCAGCTTGATGTGGTTGTGCGCGGGTAGAGGCGCCCGCAGCTGCGGCgggagcggcggcggcggccgcgtgTGGGCGCGGGTCTCCTCCGACCACGCGCCCAGCCCCAGCGCCGACAGCGCCGCCACCCGGACGCGGTACACCGTGTCCGGCTGCAGCCCCTCCACGAGCCGCTCGGGCGCCGGCCCGTCCGTGTCGAAGGCGGCGTCGCCCACCTGCACGCGGTAGCGCAGCACGTCGGCGCCGtgcgcggcgggcgcgcgccAGTGCAGGCGCAGCGAGGCGGCCGTGGCCTCGTGGCGCAGCCCCGCGGGCGCGgccggcggcgcgcgcggcgtcAGCACGTCGCGCACGCCCGACCACGAGCCGCGCCCGGCCGCGTTGCGGGCGCACACCCGGAAGAAGTACGGCGAGAACGGCGTCAGCTCGCCGACTACGCAGCTCGTCTCCAGCCCACAGTACACCTCCGAGAAGGCGTCGTCCACGTTGGTCGCGCTCATCTCGAGCCGGTAGTCGAGCACCGGCGCGCCGTTGTCCCGCGGCGCGGTCCACTCCAACCGGGCTGAGCGGGGGGTCTCGACGGTCGCGGTCGGCGTCGGGGGCGCGTCGGGCGGCGCCGGTGCCGTCGTGAACCGCAGCGGCGGCGACGGCGGGCCGGCCCCGACCCTGTTGCACGCGGTCACCCACAGCTCGTAGGCGCTGCCGGGCGTGAGGTCGCGCACGACGCACTCGGCGTCGGGCCCGGCGTACACGAGGCGCGCGGCCCCGTCGGCGCCGGCCAGCTCCACGCGGTACTCGGAGAGCGGCGCGCCGCCGGTGCAGTCGGGCGGCCGCCACCGCACGCCCAGCAGCGTGGCGCGCGGCTCGGCGGCCGGCTCGGGCGGGCCGCACGCGGCCGGCTGCGTGGCCTCCGTCGTCACCGTCTCCGTGGCCGACCAGTCGCTGTCTCCGGCCACGTTGGCGCAGCGCACGCGCGCGCGGTACGGCGTGCCCGGCTGCAGCCGCTCACAGTGAGCCTCCCTGTCCGCTCCCTGGTAGGCGCAGCGGAAGCCCTCGCCCCCGTCGAGCTCGAGCGTGTAGGATTCGACGGCGGCGCCTCCATCGTCGGTCGGCGGGTCCCACCGCAGGCGGAATGCGCGGGAGTGGATCTTGCCGCGCGGCGCGGGCCGCCCGGGCGGTCCGGGTCTCTCGGGCAGCGTTCGGTACGTCACTTCGGCACACCAGGGACTGAGCCCCTCGGTCGTCTCGCACCGCAGACGGAATCGGTAGTCGGTAGCGCGGCGCAGGCCGGTGCAGACATAGGCGCGGTCGGGGCCTGCGTAGACGGGCAGGAAGCCGTGGCCTCGAGCCGCGTCGTCCATCTGCAGCGTGAACTCCTCGTCGGCGCGCCGCTCCCAGGCCAGCGCCAGCGCGTCGGCGCCGGCGTCCTgcagcgcgggcggcgcgggcacGCCGGGCGGCGCGCCGCACGTCCACACGGCCGCCTCGTCGCTCCAGTCGGCGCGGCCGCACTCGTTGACGCCGGCGACGCGGAAGCGGTAGCAGGTCTGCGGCCGCAGGTTGTTGACGGTGTGCTGGCGCGTGCGCGGGCGCGTGAGCTCCGCGAACCCGTCGCCGGCGTCCATCTCCAGCACGTAGTGCGTGAGCCGCGCGCCGTtgtcggcggcggcgggccaGCGCAGCAGCAGCGACGTGCGCGCGCGCTGCGTGACGCGCGGCGCGGGCAGCCGctcgggcggcgcgggcggcgcctgGAACGTGGCCGCCTCGCTGGGGCCCGACGACAGCTCGCCGGCGCGGATCTGTAGGCACACCGAATACTCCAGCCCCGGCCGCAGGTCCCGCACCCTGCCACGCACACACAGGAAAACGTTGATTAACTCTGATTCATGATTTTAACTAACACCGGACACAAAAATCAATACTCACCGACACGAGAGCGAAGGACCGCTGTAGATGGCCTTGTATCCACCGCGGCCGCGGTCGCCCAACAACAGGTCGTACGTCAACTCGACGTTAGGTAGCGTCACGCCTTCCGGCAGGGGCGAGTTCCACTGTACTAGAGCACTCGTCGGTGTCATGTCGCTGACCTGCAAACATTGAATTAATTAACTTAAgcataactttaaattaatACGTCATTCAGATGGATGTCAAAGCAAATCGATACAGAAAGGTGCTGTTGCCGATCAACAGGAAGAAGGGAGGATTCAGGATTCAATATTTGTCTTTTTAGAACTAGTTGTCTACCTCTAATCCTAATCCTAAAGTACTGTTGACGTAGGAAATGTATCCAACGAGGCTTGAAAatggtaaataataataagtaaatgtaCCTGCGGCGTCCTGGTGGCGGAGAGCAGGTCGAGCAGCGCCTGCGTGTCGTCGTCGTCCCCGGTGAGCGAGGCCCCGGCCGAGGAGCCCTCGCCCTCCGACCAGGCGCCCGACGacgcgccgccgctgccgccacCGCGCCCGTTCACCTCCTTGCGCGGAGATAGCGACGGCGTGCTCGCGCCGGAATTTACTTCTGAAATTATTCACAAAAATATTGGTTTATTTCGCTCGTCGTTCATCATCGTTTTTAAAGCCGATCGCACTTATAACACATGTTCGTACTAATTAGAATGa
This portion of the Pectinophora gossypiella chromosome 1, ilPecGoss1.1, whole genome shotgun sequence genome encodes:
- the LOC126368086 gene encoding fibronectin type-III domain-containing protein 3a isoform X1, with amino-acid sequence MVGVGVAEGGGGGGGPGDSYYGEYYPPEQYYVPPEMCPQQHPQHPHMCTVHAEYGGMPVVTSATMMPPMLPPVLDENMRHYLVAHPQHPHAHHAPHHQQHHQPHHQPPPHHQPQHHYGPANGGGAPQHFYGAGYPPHFHHVPPHHMQHSPPPPVYQKDERTQRQYSKLKQKLERKQTNRNNGIEVNSGASTPSLSPRKEVNGRGGGSGGASSGAWSEGEGSSAGASLTGDDDDTQALLDLLSATRTPQVSDMTPTSALVQWNSPLPEGVTLPNVELTYDLLLGDRGRGGYKAIYSGPSLSCRVRDLRPGLEYSVCLQIRAGELSSGPSEAATFQAPPAPPERLPAPRVTQRARTSLLLRWPAAADNGARLTHYVLEMDAGDGFAELTRPRTRQHTVNNLRPQTCYRFRVAGVNECGRADWSDEAAVWTCGAPPGVPAPPALQDAGADALALAWERRADEEFTLQMDDAARGHGFLPVYAGPDRAYVCTGLRRATDYRFRLRCETTEGLSPWCAEVTYRTLPERPGPPGRPAPRGKIHSRAFRLRWDPPTDDGGAAVESYTLELDGGEGFRCAYQGADREAHCERLQPGTPYRARVRCANVAGDSDWSATETVTTEATQPAACGPPEPAAEPRATLLGVRWRPPDCTGGAPLSEYRVELAGADGAARLVYAGPDAECVVRDLTPGSAYELWVTACNRVGAGPPSPPLRFTTAPAPPDAPPTPTATVETPRSARLEWTAPRDNGAPVLDYRLEMSATNVDDAFSEVYCGLETSCVVGELTPFSPYFFRVCARNAAGRGSWSGVRDVLTPRAPPAAPAGLRHEATAASLRLHWRAPAAHGADVLRYRVQVGDAAFDTDGPAPERLVEGLQPDTVYRVRVAALSALGLGAWSEETRAHTRPPPPLPPQLRAPLPAHNHIKLEWAPLPEGTQYCVEMRAADGREFRPVYRGSARSCKVKKLREATTYQFRIRASDERGGRGPWSEPLTVSTVAAPPPAPRAPDVAFPAPRQALISWDPLDDATYVLQCAKTKDNVYKQVYAGSEPAFQLEELEQGAEYVVRVCCVRGGMAGAWSAPTRVSAPPRVSAPPPATRARRARVQRALSHTQTALLMAGGFLVLAVVVAVLVARLVEPRP
- the LOC126368086 gene encoding fibronectin type-III domain-containing protein 3a isoform X2 — protein: MCDGEPVKENTQKETKKGPANGGGAPQHFYGAGYPPHFHHVPPHHMQHSPPPPVYQKDERTQRQYSKLKQKLERKQTNRNNGIEVNSGASTPSLSPRKEVNGRGGGSGGASSGAWSEGEGSSAGASLTGDDDDTQALLDLLSATRTPQVSDMTPTSALVQWNSPLPEGVTLPNVELTYDLLLGDRGRGGYKAIYSGPSLSCRVRDLRPGLEYSVCLQIRAGELSSGPSEAATFQAPPAPPERLPAPRVTQRARTSLLLRWPAAADNGARLTHYVLEMDAGDGFAELTRPRTRQHTVNNLRPQTCYRFRVAGVNECGRADWSDEAAVWTCGAPPGVPAPPALQDAGADALALAWERRADEEFTLQMDDAARGHGFLPVYAGPDRAYVCTGLRRATDYRFRLRCETTEGLSPWCAEVTYRTLPERPGPPGRPAPRGKIHSRAFRLRWDPPTDDGGAAVESYTLELDGGEGFRCAYQGADREAHCERLQPGTPYRARVRCANVAGDSDWSATETVTTEATQPAACGPPEPAAEPRATLLGVRWRPPDCTGGAPLSEYRVELAGADGAARLVYAGPDAECVVRDLTPGSAYELWVTACNRVGAGPPSPPLRFTTAPAPPDAPPTPTATVETPRSARLEWTAPRDNGAPVLDYRLEMSATNVDDAFSEVYCGLETSCVVGELTPFSPYFFRVCARNAAGRGSWSGVRDVLTPRAPPAAPAGLRHEATAASLRLHWRAPAAHGADVLRYRVQVGDAAFDTDGPAPERLVEGLQPDTVYRVRVAALSALGLGAWSEETRAHTRPPPPLPPQLRAPLPAHNHIKLEWAPLPEGTQYCVEMRAADGREFRPVYRGSARSCKVKKLREATTYQFRIRASDERGGRGPWSEPLTVSTVAAPPPAPRAPDVAFPAPRQALISWDPLDDATYVLQCAKTKDNVYKQVYAGSEPAFQLEELEQGAEYVVRVCCVRGGMAGAWSAPTRVSAPPRVSAPPPATRARRARVQRALSHTQTALLMAGGFLVLAVVVAVLVARLVEPRP